The following are encoded in a window of Peromyscus eremicus chromosome 12, PerEre_H2_v1, whole genome shotgun sequence genomic DNA:
- the Vpreb1 gene encoding immunoglobulin iota chain, with translation MAWTSVLLMLVAHLTGCGPQPTLHQPPSASSSLGTTIRLSCALSSNHNINIYSIYWYQQHPGHPPRFLLRYFSRSDKRQGPKIPPRFSGSKDVARNLGYLRISELQPEDEAVYYCAMGLRSQEKENWMERERGGEK, from the exons ATGGCCTGGACTTCCGTCCTGCTCATGCTGGTGGCCCACCTGACAG GTTGTGGCCCTCAGCCCACGCTGCATCAGCCACCGTCTGCCTCTTCCTCGCTGGGAACCACCATCCGCCTCTCCTGTGCCCTGAGCAGCAACCATAACATCAACATTTACAGCATTTACTGGTACCAGCAGCATCCAGGCCACCCTCCCAGGTTCCTGCTGAGATATTTCTCACGCTCAGACAAGCGCCAGGGTCCCAAGATACCTCCTCGCTTCTCCGGATCCAAAGACGTGGCCAGGAACCTGGGGTATCTGAGGATCTCTGAACTGCAGCCCGAGGACGAGGCTGTGTATTACTGTGCCATGGGGCTCCGGAGCCAGGAAAAGGAGAactggatggagagggagagaggaggagaaaagtag